The DNA segment CGTCACCGCCGCACGACGAACATCGCGGCGAAATACCCGTCTGTGCCGTGCACGTGCGGCAGCAGCCGGAACGCGTCGCCGCCGCCCGCGAGCTCCCGCGCGAGCTCCGCGTCGAACGGCGCCGGCTCCAGCCGGACGCCGAGGCCGTCGTCCGCCGGGGCCGCGAGCCGCGCCGCGACGGCCTCGCACTCCTCGCGCAGCACGCTGCACACAGCGAACACGAGCCGGCCGCCGTCCCGGGCGCGGGTCGCGGCGCGGCGCGCGATCGCGACCTGGAGGTCGGCCAGGCGCGGGAGATCGTCCGCCTCGCGCCGGAGCGCGATCTCCGGGCGCCGCCGCAGCGTGCCCACCCCGGAGCATGGGGCGTCGACGAGCACCCGGTCGTAGCCCTCGGGGACGTCGCCCGCGCCCACCGTCCAGTCGACGGCGTAGGTCTCGCGCACGGAGGCCGCAGCCCGCCCGAGCGCGCCGCCCTGCGCACCGCCGGCCTCCGCGCCTGCGCCCTCCGCGCTCACGGGAGGCGCGCCCAGCGCCGCGCGGAGCTGCGAGAGCTTCGCAGGGTACAGATCCGCCGCGTCCACCGCGCCGCCGGGCAGCACCGCGCGCGACAGGAGCCACGACTTGTTGCCCCGGCCGGAGCAGGCGTCGAGCACGGCCTCGCCGGGCCGCGCGCCGAGCGCGAAGGCGAGCGCCTGCGCGCCCTCTTCCTGGCCGATCCACGCGGCGCCGAAGCCCGGGAGCCGCCGGAGATCGCCTGCGCCCCGCGCGACGATCGCGGCCGGCGAGACGCACCCCGCCTCGAACGTCGCGGTGGGCGCGGCGGCTCGCAGTGTCTCGATCCACGCGCCGCGGTCCTCGCCGGGGGCGACGCAGAGGCCGGTCGGCGGCGGCACCGGGCCGGCCGACAGGAACGCCTCGGCCGCGGCCCGGCCGAGCGAGCGGCGCAGGGCGCCCCGCAGCCACCCCGGCGCGGAGGCGACCACCGCGCTCGCGAGCGGCGGGCGACCGCCGGACTCCACGGCCGCCGCGAGCCGGCGCAGCACGGCGTTCGCGAACGCGCCGACCCGCGGCCCGCCGGCCGCCTGGGCGCCGTCCACCGCCTCCGAGACCGCGGCGAACGAGGGGACGCGATCGAGGAAGCAGAGCGAGTACGCCCCCATCAGCACGTGGGCGCGCACCAGCGGGTCGGTCGTCCAGCGGCTCTTCGCGGCGAACTCGGCGATGCGCGCCTCGAGCGCCGCCTGCGCGCGCAGGACGCCGTAGACGAGCTCCGTCGCGAGGCCGACGTCCCGCGGGTCCAGCGCCTGCGCGCGGCGCAGCTCGGCGTCGAGGGCCGCCGAGGCGAAGGCCTCCGAGCCCCACACCCGCGCGAGCACGCGCGCCGCGACCGCGCGCGGCCCGCTCTCGGTCGGGTGCGGCGGGCGCGCCGCGCCGCGGCCCCCGTCACCTTGGTCCCGGTCAGCCAACGAGCTCCTTGAATTGCCCCTGGATCACGTCCCAGCGGCGCTCGACGTCGTTCTTGAAGGCGATGCCCATCAGGCCGATGAGCACCACGAGCCCGACCAGGCTCGCGATCTCACGGACGCGCAGCGGCAGCGGGCGCCGCAGCACGGCCTCGAACGTGAAGAACAGGAGGTGGCCGCCGTCGAGCACCGGGATGGGCAGCAGGTTGATGAGCCCGAGGTTGATCGAGATGACCGCCATCGCCCAGACGAAGTAGCTGACCCCCTTCGCGCCCTCCTCGCCGATCACGTCGTACACCGTGATGGGGCCGCCCAGGGTGGAGATGCTGACCTTGCCCTCCATGATGCGGACGATCCCGACCACGATGAACCGGATGACGTCGTACGTCTCGTCGACCGCGCTCTCCAGGGCGAACTGGAAGGCCGACGGGCTGTCGACGAACGGCTCGGCCACCATCGGCGACCAGTTCGACGCGCGCAGGTAGAAGCGCGGGCGGTGCTGGCCGTACTCGTCGATCCAGTCCTCGCGGCGGAGCTCGATGGTGCCGCTCTTGCGCTGGCCCGAGCGCTGCCACGTGATGACGTGCGATCTATCCGGGGCCGCGAAGAGCCGCTCGACGAACGTCGACCAGGCGGTGACCTCGACGCCGTCGACCTCCGTGATGCGATCGCCCGGCCGGAGCTCGGCGTCCCACTCGGCCGAGCCCTCGGGGACCTCGGCGACGTAGAGGTCGGCCGGCTCGATGCCGGTCCGCGCGAGCAGATCGCCGTGGCCGCTCTCCGGCGTCAGCGCGGCCACGCCCGACTCGTAGACGGCGAGCTCGGCCAGGCCGCCGAGCGCGCGCGGCACCGTGACCGGCCGCAGGTACGTGACCGGCACCGTGGCGCCGCGGCTCTCCTCGAGCGCGATCTCCAGGTCGGCGAACGTCTTCACGGGCGTGCCGCGCACCTCCGTCACGACGTCGAACGTGCGCAGCCCGGCCCGGAACGCGGGCGAGTCGGGCCGCGAGACGCCCACCACGGCGGCGGGGCGGCTCGGCCGGACGCCGATCTCGCCCACCCGGTCCACGATCTCGAGCGGCTTCTGGACGACCTTCTCCTCGGGGACGACCGTGACCTCGACGTGCTCCTTGTTGCGGAACACCTTGAGCCGGAGCTCCTGGTTGGGGCTCTTCGTCACGATCCGGTGCAGCTCGGCGAAGGTGCTGACGCGCTCGCCGTCCACCTCGAGGATGCGATCGCCCGGGATCAGCCGGCCCTCGGCCGGGTGCCCCGGCAGGACCACGCCGACCGTCGGCGGGACGAAGCGGGTCTCCCCGATGAAGACGGCGAAGTAGAGCAGCACCGGGAAGAGCACGTTCATCGCCGGGCCGGCCATGACGATGATCACGCGCTTCCAGAGCGCCTGGGACTCGAAGGTGCGCTTGCGATCCTCGGGGAGCACGGCCTCCTGCCGGTTCTCCTCGAGCATCTTCACGAAGCCGCCGAGGGGCAGGAGCGCGACGCAGTACTCCGTCTCCCGGCCCCGCAGGCGCAGCACCCGGGGGCCGAAGCCGATCGAGAAGGTGAGGACCTTCACGCCGAAGATCTTCGCGCACACGAAGTGGCCGAGCTCGTGCACGAAGATGAGCACGGAGCAGAGCAGCGCGAAATACAGGAGGTCCACGGCGGCGGTTGTCTTTACGCGAGGCCGGGCTCGGTGACCACTGGCCACTGAGGGGGCGCGGGGCCGCGACGCCTCCGCGCGAAGGGCGGCCTCCGGCGCAGGCCTCCGGCACAGGTACGCCGTCCGGTCCGTGGAAAGGCGCCCTCCGGCGTGAGGTGCCTTCACGGCGATGGCCCGGGTCGGCCGCCCACGAACACCCGCAGTCCCGCCGCGTGGCGAAATGTCACAGAGCGCGGGCGCGCGATGCGCGGTGCTGACGAGCGCCGGAGGGCCGCGTGCCCCGCGCATCCGTGATATCTCACCGATGGAACTCGGCCGGGCGCCGCGCCCGCGAGCGACGCCTCACGGCGGACGGTCCCCTGGCCGATTCTCGCGATGTGCCCTGATACGAACTGCGAGGTCCCATCATGAAGCACACGATTGAGCACGACCTGAGCGACAGCGAGGCAAAGCTGGCCACCGAACGAGCGATCGCGCAGTACCGAGAGCGGTACGCCGAGTACGAGCCTTTCCTCGTGTGGCGCGATCCGCGGCGCGCCGAGCTCGGTTTCTCGGTGAAGGGCGTCAAGCTCAAAGGCAGCATGGAGCTCCGCCCCGGCGCCGTGGACGTGGATCTCGACGTGCCTCTCCTGATGCGCCCCTTCAAGGGGGTGGCGATCGCCGCCATCGACAAGGAGGTTCGTCACTTCATCGAAGAGGCGCACCGCGAACGGGCCCAGGGAGGCGGCAAAGCTACCTGAGCGAGCGGGCTGTTCCGCTATGGACATGAGCGCCAGACGGCGCTATGTTGCTCCGACAGTATCTACTTCGCCGGCCGAAGTACGCCCCGCGACACGACTCACTCCAGTGCTCGGCCGGCAGGGGGCTGTCTCCTCGCTGCTCACCCTGCCGGCCTCGTCGTCGCGCTCCCCCGTCGTTGGACTCACGGAGCGAGCGCCTTCACGGCCGTCAGCTTGCGCGAGGCCAGCACGGAGTGGATCACCGTGATGAGGCCGCTCGCGTCGATCTCGCAGCGCATGACGAACCGCGGCGCCAGCTTCTCCACGGTGCTCCTGCGCTCGATGACGACCGCGGGGAGGCCGTTGATGAGGCGCAGCTCGTGGCGGAGCGCTCCGGGGCCGTCGATCCTCAGCAGGCCGATGTAGAACCGCGCGACCCGGTTCGGGCCGACGACGATCCGGCGCGCCGCCTTGAACTCGCCGTTCGCATCGTTGATGACCCGGACGCCCTCGCTCAGGAGCGCCTCGATCGCGGCGACGTCCTGCGTCGCCAGGGTCTGCAGGAAGCGCACGAGCGCAGCGCCCGACCGCTCGACGAGCTCGGGCGAGGGGCGGCAGCGGTCGCGCTCGTACGGCTCGAGGGCGCGGCGGGCGCGGTGGTGCGTCGTCTTCACGCTGGCCTCCGACAGGTCGAGCGCGGCGGCGGTCTCCTGCACCGAGTAGTCGAAGACGTCGCGGAGCAGGAGCACCGCGCGCTGCTGCGGGGTCAGCGCCTCGAGCGCGATGAGGAAGGCGAAGGACGCGCTCTCGAGGAGGTCGTAGCGGCCCTCGGTGCCGTCCTTGCCGGGGATCTCGAACGACGGGGGCTCGGGCTCCGCCTCGATCGGGGAGGGGAGCCACGGTCCGTCGTAGGCGAGGCGCTTGCGGCGCCGGAGGGCGTCGCGGCCGAGGTTCAGCGCGACGCGCGCGAGCCAGGGGCGGACGGGCTCTCCGGTGCGCGCGGGCGGGCGCTCCAGCGCGCGGACGAACGTCTCCTGCACGATGTCGTCTGCGTCCGCGGCGCTGCCGGTGAGCCGGTAGGAGAGGGCCCAGAGGAAGCGCTCGTGCTCGCGGTAGCTCGCGGCGACGAAGCCGGGGGCGGCGAGCCCCGCGCTCGGGGCAGGAGAGGCCGTGGAGCTGCTCATGACGCGTCGGGTAACCCCGTCACGCCGCGCGGTCGAGCGCGCGGCGCGAGAGGATGGCCCTCGCGGCGTCCCGCGCGCTGGCGAGGCTCGCGTCGGCGAGCATGCCCGTCGGCCCGACCCAGTCGCCCGCGAGGAAGAGCCCGTCGAGCTCCGGGACGCGGACGCCGGGGCGCCCTGCGTGGCCGCCGCCGTCCGCCGTGACCACGGCGTTGGAGACGATGAGCGAGGGCAGGAAGCGGCGCTCGACGATCGCGTCGCGGTAGCCGGGCTGCGCGCGGTCGAGCAGATCCTCGAGCTCGCGCTCGGGGTCGCGGCCGGCGAGCTCGGGGCTGTACTGGGCGGTGTGGATCACGGCGCCGCCCGCGGGAGCGATGCGCGCGGCGTCGGAGTGGACCGACAGGTAGAGCGGGCGATCGATGCCGAGCACGAAGCCCGGGCGCGTGCGGGGGAGCCTCGACAGGGCGACGTCGAGGCACGCGGCGCGGACCGGGAGGGCGCGCTCGGCGTGCGCGGCGAGCGCCGTGCTGGTAGGCACGAGCGCGGCCACGGCGCGCGGGCTCGCGGCGATGAGCACGGCGCCGGCGCCGAGGCGGTCGCCATTCGCGAGCTCCACGGCCGAGACGGCGCCGCCCTCGGCCGCGATCTGCGTCGCGCGCACGCCGCTGAGGATCTCCACGCCGGCCGCCACGGCGGCGTCGCGCAGGCCGTCGACGAGGGTCCTCCAGCCTCCGTCGAGGTAGAGCACGCCGTGGCTCAGGGCGAGCTGCACCTGCGCGAGCGCCGCGCCGGCGCTCTGGCGATCGTCGTCGGCGCAGTAGGTCGACAGCCGGACGATCGCGCCGACGAAGCGCCGCACCTCAGGCGTCCGGAAGGCGTCACGGAGCCAGGCCGAGACCGGGACCGACGCGAGCGGCGCGGGGTTCGCCGCGGCGAGGCTGCCAAGGACGCGCCCCATCTCGACCTTCGCGGCGAGGGGGAAGAGGCCCGTCGTGAGGAGCGACAGGGCGCCGGACGGCAG comes from the Sorangium aterium genome and includes:
- a CDS encoding RsmB/NOP family class I SAM-dependent RNA methyltransferase yields the protein MADRDQGDGGRGAARPPHPTESGPRAVAARVLARVWGSEAFASAALDAELRRAQALDPRDVGLATELVYGVLRAQAALEARIAEFAAKSRWTTDPLVRAHVLMGAYSLCFLDRVPSFAAVSEAVDGAQAAGGPRVGAFANAVLRRLAAAVESGGRPPLASAVVASAPGWLRGALRRSLGRAAAEAFLSAGPVPPPTGLCVAPGEDRGAWIETLRAAAPTATFEAGCVSPAAIVARGAGDLRRLPGFGAAWIGQEEGAQALAFALGARPGEAVLDACSGRGNKSWLLSRAVLPGGAVDAADLYPAKLSQLRAALGAPPVSAEGAGAEAGGAQGGALGRAAASVRETYAVDWTVGAGDVPEGYDRVLVDAPCSGVGTLRRRPEIALRREADDLPRLADLQVAIARRAATRARDGGRLVFAVCSVLREECEAVAARLAAPADDGLGVRLEPAPFDAELARELAGGGDAFRLLPHVHGTDGYFAAMFVVRR
- the rseP gene encoding RIP metalloprotease RseP, which codes for MDLLYFALLCSVLIFVHELGHFVCAKIFGVKVLTFSIGFGPRVLRLRGRETEYCVALLPLGGFVKMLEENRQEAVLPEDRKRTFESQALWKRVIIVMAGPAMNVLFPVLLYFAVFIGETRFVPPTVGVVLPGHPAEGRLIPGDRILEVDGERVSTFAELHRIVTKSPNQELRLKVFRNKEHVEVTVVPEEKVVQKPLEIVDRVGEIGVRPSRPAAVVGVSRPDSPAFRAGLRTFDVVTEVRGTPVKTFADLEIALEESRGATVPVTYLRPVTVPRALGGLAELAVYESGVAALTPESGHGDLLARTGIEPADLYVAEVPEGSAEWDAELRPGDRITEVDGVEVTAWSTFVERLFAAPDRSHVITWQRSGQRKSGTIELRREDWIDEYGQHRPRFYLRASNWSPMVAEPFVDSPSAFQFALESAVDETYDVIRFIVVGIVRIMEGKVSISTLGGPITVYDVIGEEGAKGVSYFVWAMAVISINLGLINLLPIPVLDGGHLLFFTFEAVLRRPLPLRVREIASLVGLVVLIGLMGIAFKNDVERRWDVIQGQFKELVG
- a CDS encoding polyhydroxyalkanoic acid system family protein translates to MKHTIEHDLSDSEAKLATERAIAQYRERYAEYEPFLVWRDPRRAELGFSVKGVKLKGSMELRPGAVDVDLDVPLLMRPFKGVAIAAIDKEVRHFIEEAHRERAQGGGKAT
- a CDS encoding sigma-70 family RNA polymerase sigma factor, encoding MSSSTASPAPSAGLAAPGFVAASYREHERFLWALSYRLTGSAADADDIVQETFVRALERPPARTGEPVRPWLARVALNLGRDALRRRKRLAYDGPWLPSPIEAEPEPPSFEIPGKDGTEGRYDLLESASFAFLIALEALTPQQRAVLLLRDVFDYSVQETAAALDLSEASVKTTHHRARRALEPYERDRCRPSPELVERSGAALVRFLQTLATQDVAAIEALLSEGVRVINDANGEFKAARRIVVGPNRVARFYIGLLRIDGPGALRHELRLINGLPAVVIERRSTVEKLAPRFVMRCEIDASGLITVIHSVLASRKLTAVKALAP
- a CDS encoding phytoene desaturase family protein, with product MRTTKDVVVIGGGLAGLAAAAYLGRAGRSVALVEKAHAPGGRASTQESHGFSLNLGAHALYRGGTAHEVLRELGVRFTGAPPSQSGALALDRGALHTLPSGALSLLTTGLFPLAAKVEMGRVLGSLAAANPAPLASVPVSAWLRDAFRTPEVRRFVGAIVRLSTYCADDDRQSAGAALAQVQLALSHGVLYLDGGWRTLVDGLRDAAVAAGVEILSGVRATQIAAEGGAVSAVELANGDRLGAGAVLIAASPRAVAALVPTSTALAAHAERALPVRAACLDVALSRLPRTRPGFVLGIDRPLYLSVHSDAARIAPAGGAVIHTAQYSPELAGRDPERELEDLLDRAQPGYRDAIVERRFLPSLIVSNAVVTADGGGHAGRPGVRVPELDGLFLAGDWVGPTGMLADASLASARDAARAILSRRALDRAA